The DNA window ACAGAGCACTGGGGTTTCAAATGAGATATTGAGACCTTGCTCTCCCTTGAATTACTATTGGTCACAAACCCCTATTCCAACACCCAAGACGTGCCACGGTCAGGTTGGCCGCATAATTTTCCATCTCAAGCTCTCCACACAAGAGCGCCTTTAGCGTTGTGTTCCCGTTAATATCGGAAGGCTGAATGTAGGCCAGTGAATTGTCTCGGCCTATTGGTGAAGTCTGGCCTGGCGTGGGCCTAACGGAACATCATATCTCTGCGCCCAGCCGCTCGCGCAGCTTCAACGTGTCAACCCTGCAGCACATTACAGCTCTCTATACAAAGTATTATCAGACCGAACAGTCAGATTCCAGCATCTGGAAGCCTGTGTAGCCGCGCtacagccaagaagaagggttAGATTATTCCTTGTCTCacgacagcagcaggagctgctCGATGCTTCTCCGTCTCCCTTTTTCAAGCTTGAGATGGTGTGTTGGGCCTAGCACTCGGCCAGCCACTGCTAGAGTATACAGTGTACATGGAGTACCTACTGTTAGTGTGAGAGCCAGCTGCTATCCGTATCCATCTCATGCTTGCACACGCCTGCAGTCGACTGCGGCAGTGCTCAGTGCATGCAGTCAGTATGTGTGATGTCGGCGCCCTTCGTACCTATTTGCTATAGACCGAGCTTTCTATGAGCAAACCGGGCCTGTCCGCGAATATTCTACTTCACCACCATAGTAGAAGTCCCAGTCTAACAGCTGATTATTGCTGGGGCAAAGCACTTCGACTTGTTCTTCGCTTTTAGAGAATATGCTGCCCCTATAAATCCTTATGTCACTATAGCTCAATGGCGAAACCATCAAATTGTCGCTTGAAATCCATACGCCCCAGTTCAAGCATACATTGATTCGGATCGTTCTCGCAATCTTCGAAAATACAATGAAAGCAACCAATGTTGCGCTGTTGTTATATGCAACATTTGCCATAGAGGCTGCCACAGCGGCTACGCAGCTAGGTGTGTTAAGTCTTTCGATTTGCTGCCGAAAGGGCGCTGTTATTCACATGCCTATACAGAGTTTCTGCATCGTCGGCACCAGCGACGTCTGTTCCAATCCAACAGCACCTTGGAAACTGTTCAAGATGGCCTTTTGCCGACAGGTAATACCGCGGTCGAGGTTACACTCTCAGAGCCAACAGCTACAACATCTCAAACAACCGCCGCACCGACGACACGATATAATGCCACAGAGAGGCCTTTTTCATACTCAAGACCCCCGTCAATATCTTCTCCCCCGTCTATTGCGCCTATGACGAGCGTTAGAGTCAATGATATCAACGCAACCACTTTACCATCAGCAACCGAGAGTATATTTGGGACAGGAGAGCCAAGTCAAATATCGATGCCAATCCATGGCTTATTTACAAACTCATCCGCTACCGCCCGTGGCAATGCTGATGAGCCAGGGCATCCGTCAGGTGTCCCAATGACAGGCGGCAAAGTTGAAACTTTTCCGAcgaattcttcttctctaatAACTACGACTTCGACAGAGCCGTGTAGTTCATTGCCCAGCGATAGAGCTGTTACCGAATATTCTATAATTTATACTTCGACCATCACATTCTATGGCAACAGTACTGATTACACTCCTCCTTATTCGCCCCTGACAACGCCGAATTATTGCTCTCCTACAGGCGAAGCTCTCATAACATTCTACAGTACAACCCACGTATCTAACTCAACTGCGATAGAGACGGCGTCGCCTCTGACTACGGCTTCTCCAACAGCTGACATCGGTGTACCAGCCCTAGTTGCTCCTATTCCCGCCATTACCTTTTCGTTTGATCTTCCAGAGATTCTTACACAGACGCCTGATGCTACTGGCGGAGATGAAGGTGGAATAATTATCACCATCAAGCCGTATCGCTCATTCACTCGTCGGATAATTACCTTTATCACAACCGATAAGAACCCAGCTGTGGTTTTTTCACCTGAACCAACTCCTGATTATAGTCCCACTTGGATTACTGGTATTGGAGAGGGTGTTCATAAAACCATTGATGTTATAAACAGTCCGCCAACCGATACACCCATCTCCAATAACCTTATTGAAAGCGTGAAGCGACCTCCAGCTCCTACTTTTCAAGTCACTGCTGGAGGAGACCAAGTTATTATCAACGAAGAGACGATATCTGGCCTGAAACCGAGCCAAACAACAACCATCACTGTCGGGACTGACGTTTTTACGATTCTTCCAACTGCAGTCGTTGGTTTCGGTTCAACAGTCACAAAGCCTGCACCTCAAGAAATATCCACTCCCACCTCAGCTATCACATCCGGGGTCTTGGGTGGAATTCCGGTGATAATCTCAGGAACAAAAGCTGTGGTTGACGGTACTACCTTGAGCATCTCGCCGCAGATGGCTACAACTACCATTAATGGCCACAAGGTTGCTCTTGGGACAGGAACTATAGCTATCGACCATGAGACGCTAGTTTTCCAGAACCCCTCGCCTCGACCAACTCATGAGATTATTACAGGAGGAGAGATGATCACAGTTATAGGCAGTTCCATAGTTGTTCTACACTCTACAACCATCACCTATGGCGCGAATATTGCTCTAAAGCAAACAACCTTCAACGGCGAGACCATCTCAATCGGTCCAAGGGGCATATCTTTCCACGGGACCACTCTAGGAGGGCCCTCGGCAAACTCCACCAACACGGAGTATGAGATTGTAGGCGGAGTCACTGTGGGAAAACTTTTGCCATCTCTTGTAGTAGTCAACGGGGAAACCTATTCGATTAACAAAGATGGCGATCTGAAAAATATGGAAACGACAATCATTGCCAACCAA is part of the Trichoderma atroviride chromosome 1, complete sequence genome and encodes:
- a CDS encoding uncharacterized protein (EggNog:ENOG41~SECRETED:SignalP(1-21)~TransMembrane:1 (n6-16c21/22o676-692i)) yields the protein MKATNVALLLYATFAIEAATAATQLEFLHRRHQRRLFQSNSTLETVQDGLLPTGNTAVEVTLSEPTATTSQTTAAPTTRYNATERPFSYSRPPSISSPPSIAPMTSVRVNDINATTLPSATESIFGTGEPSQISMPIHGLFTNSSATARGNADEPGHPSGVPMTGGKVETFPTNSSSLITTTSTEPCSSLPSDRAVTEYSIIYTSTITFYGNSTDYTPPYSPLTTPNYCSPTGEALITFYSTTHVSNSTAIETASPLTTASPTADIGVPALVAPIPAITFSFDLPEILTQTPDATGGDEGGIIITIKPYRSFTRRIITFITTDKNPAVVFSPEPTPDYSPTWITGIGEGVHKTIDVINSPPTDTPISNNLIESVKRPPAPTFQVTAGGDQVIINEETISGLKPSQTTTITVGTDVFTILPTAVVGFGSTVTKPAPQEISTPTSAITSGVLGGIPVIISGTKAVVDGTTLSISPQMATTTINGHKVALGTGTIAIDHETLVFQNPSPRPTHEIITGGEMITVIGSSIVVLHSTTITYGANIALKQTTFNGETISIGPRGISFHGTTLGGPSANSTNTEYEIVGGVTVGKLLPSLVVVNGETYSINKDGDLKNMETTIIANQTITIGPEGLILSSQTLTYPGSSVTATLSPSMPDFPAETASQSSDEESGAFSIRQKLGAFYVCLALVGVWVIFRDA